The following are encoded together in the Zingiber officinale cultivar Zhangliang chromosome 8A, Zo_v1.1, whole genome shotgun sequence genome:
- the LOC122010653 gene encoding TPD1 protein homolog 1-like has translation MASVVKLLFVVLLLHIFADIVASQPCGLTSIQVQQTNTGAKVGNDPVFEVEVKNLCHCNVAKLLLRSEGFASSMLVDPKLFRREGNDYLVNDGKSIQSSLSVKFSYAWDRAFTMSAESFLIQQNCK, from the coding sequence ATGGCCTCCGTCGTCAAGCTTCTCTTTGTTGTGTTACTTCTTCATATCTTTGCAGACATCGTCGCAAGTCAGCCATGCGGCCTCACCAGCATTCAGGTGCAGCAGACCAACACAGGCGCCAAGGTCGGGAACGATCCAGTGTTTGAGGTGGAGGTGAAGAACTTGTGCCACTGCAACGTTGCGAAATTGCTCCTGCGATCGGAGGGCTTCGCAAGCTCCATGCTAGTCGACCCCAAGCTGTTTCGGCGAGAGGGGAACGACTACCTCGTCAACGACGGGAAGAGCATCCAAAGTTCACTCTCTGTCAAGTTCAGCTACGCATGGGACAGGGCCTTCACGATGTCTGCTGAAAGCTTCCTAATCCAACAGAATTGCAAATGA